One window of Leptospira yasudae genomic DNA carries:
- the queC gene encoding 7-cyano-7-deazaguanine synthase QueC, which produces MDSAKKKNVNRKRSDFQTTPSNNKAVVLLSGGLDSTTCLYQAIADGKEVQALSFDYGQRHRIELSYAKKITRKLGIPHTIQKLKPELFLGSSLTQKSIKVPKNSLGKDEIPNTYVPGRNILFLSFAVSLAEGTGSDSIYIGVNAMDYSGYPDCRPEFIKMYEMAIQLGTKKGSQGSPIKIVTPLQNLSKKEIVLLGNRLQVPFHLTFSCYDPKGGKACGKCDACLLRKKGFQETGVSEK; this is translated from the coding sequence TTGGATTCCGCTAAAAAGAAGAATGTAAATCGCAAACGTTCCGATTTCCAAACGACGCCTTCGAACAATAAGGCGGTCGTTCTTTTATCGGGCGGTCTCGATTCCACGACTTGTTTGTATCAGGCGATCGCCGACGGAAAAGAAGTCCAAGCCCTCTCCTTCGATTACGGGCAAAGACATAGAATCGAATTATCCTACGCGAAAAAAATCACCCGCAAATTAGGAATTCCTCACACGATTCAAAAGTTAAAACCCGAGCTGTTTCTGGGTTCTTCCCTCACGCAAAAATCGATCAAGGTTCCGAAGAATTCTCTCGGAAAGGACGAGATTCCGAACACGTACGTTCCCGGACGAAACATACTCTTTCTTTCCTTTGCGGTTTCTCTCGCGGAAGGAACCGGTTCCGATTCGATCTACATCGGCGTGAACGCTATGGATTATTCCGGTTATCCGGATTGCAGACCCGAGTTCATCAAAATGTATGAAATGGCGATTCAACTCGGAACCAAAAAAGGAAGCCAAGGTTCTCCGATTAAAATCGTAACCCCACTTCAAAATCTTTCTAAGAAAGAAATCGTCCTTTTAGGGAATCGTTTACAGGTTCCGTTTCATCTTACATTCTCCTGTTACGATCCGAAGGGCGGCAAAGCCTGCGGAAAATGCGACGCCTGTCTCTTGAGAAAAAAAGGTTTTCAGGAGACAGGAGTTTCTGAAAAGTGA
- a CDS encoding NAD(P) transhydrogenase subunit alpha — MEQFVGYLTIFLLAVFVGFEVITRIPPLLHTPLMSGSNAISGITIIGAILSLHSVNGPLINIIGFIAMVAATINVVGGFLVTHRMLGMFKKKEK; from the coding sequence ATGGAACAGTTCGTAGGCTACCTGACGATCTTCTTATTAGCCGTATTCGTAGGTTTCGAGGTTATCACTAGAATTCCTCCTCTTTTACATACTCCTCTTATGTCAGGTTCCAATGCTATTTCCGGAATCACGATCATCGGAGCGATTCTCTCTCTTCATTCCGTGAACGGTCCGTTGATCAACATTATCGGATTTATCGCGATGGTCGCTGCAACGATCAACGTCGTCGGAGGGTTCTTAGTAACCCATAGAATGTTAGGAATGTTCAAGAAGAAAGAAAAGTAA
- a CDS encoding NAD(P)(+) transhydrogenase (Re/Si-specific) subunit beta — MEKSIINLVYLLSSVLFIVGLKLLSHPKTAVRGNFVGAVGMFFAVAAALVEKGLAYEYILAGFIVGTAIGVYLSVKVEMTSMPQLVAALNGFGGLASFLVAGAAVMEVLHQGTNLEVLKSYQFTISTAASGIIGAVTLTGSFVAYGKLQGLLSEKAVRYPGDQIVKVLFFIGSIVLSYFVVIEPEKIEWYWYVVVVGSILGILLVMPIGGADMPVVIALLNSYSGIAASATGFVLGNNVLIIAGSLVGASGIILTQIMCKAMNRSLPNVLFGGLGAAVDNSKGGEDIYTGKTKSTSAEEVAMLLDMAQRVVIVPGYGMAVAQAQHAVRDLYNILTDRGIDVEFAIHPVAGRMPGHMNVLLAEADIPYDKMKEMDEINPSFEQVDVVIINGANDVVNPLAKTDPSSPIAGMPILDVDKAKTVIVIKRSLSPGFAGVPNPLFIQDNTLMYFQDGKKATQEIVTALKET, encoded by the coding sequence ATGGAAAAATCGATCATCAATTTAGTTTATCTTCTCTCCTCCGTTCTTTTTATCGTAGGATTGAAACTTCTTTCTCACCCTAAGACTGCGGTGCGAGGAAACTTTGTGGGCGCAGTCGGTATGTTCTTTGCAGTGGCCGCCGCTCTTGTGGAAAAAGGCCTCGCTTACGAATATATCTTAGCGGGATTCATCGTAGGAACCGCAATCGGAGTTTATCTCTCCGTAAAAGTGGAAATGACTTCCATGCCTCAGCTCGTTGCGGCATTGAACGGTTTCGGCGGTCTTGCTTCCTTCCTCGTTGCAGGCGCGGCGGTAATGGAAGTTCTTCACCAAGGTACCAATCTTGAAGTATTAAAATCGTATCAGTTTACGATTTCAACCGCAGCATCCGGAATCATCGGAGCGGTAACTCTTACGGGAAGTTTTGTGGCTTACGGAAAACTCCAAGGACTTCTTTCCGAAAAAGCGGTTCGTTATCCGGGCGATCAAATCGTAAAAGTTCTTTTCTTTATCGGCTCGATCGTTCTGAGCTACTTCGTAGTCATCGAACCTGAAAAGATCGAATGGTATTGGTATGTTGTTGTAGTAGGTTCCATTTTAGGAATTCTTCTCGTTATGCCGATCGGTGGTGCGGATATGCCGGTGGTAATCGCGCTTCTGAACTCTTATTCCGGTATCGCTGCATCCGCAACCGGATTCGTTCTCGGAAACAACGTTCTTATCATCGCGGGATCTCTCGTGGGAGCTTCCGGAATCATTCTTACACAAATCATGTGTAAAGCGATGAACCGTTCTCTTCCAAACGTTCTCTTCGGCGGACTCGGCGCTGCCGTGGATAACTCTAAAGGCGGAGAAGACATCTATACCGGAAAAACGAAAAGCACTTCCGCGGAAGAAGTCGCAATGCTTCTTGATATGGCTCAAAGAGTCGTAATCGTTCCCGGTTACGGTATGGCGGTTGCACAGGCTCAGCACGCAGTAAGAGATCTTTATAATATTCTTACGGATAGAGGAATCGACGTCGAATTCGCGATTCACCCGGTTGCGGGAAGAATGCCCGGTCACATGAACGTTCTTCTTGCGGAAGCGGATATCCCTTACGATAAAATGAAGGAAATGGACGAAATCAATCCTTCCTTCGAACAAGTCGACGTTGTGATCATCAACGGTGCGAACGACGTGGTTAACCCGCTCGCGAAAACCGACCCAAGCAGCCCGATCGCCGGAATGCCGATCTTGGATGTGGACAAAGCGAAGACCGTAATCGTAATCAAACGAAGCTTGAGCCCTGGATTCGCGGGTGTTCCTAACCCGTTGTTCATTCAAGACAACACTCTCATGTATTTCCAAGACGGAAAGAAAGCGACTCAAGAAATCGTTACGGCGCTCAAAGAAACCTAA
- a CDS encoding dienelactone hydrolase family protein, translated as MKFLSIGSFRFFFLVSLLSLSAFIQCQLGENLEALEFWKKNKKGDSSLLNDLALAAASAQALEIIQLTSGPVVIDQSAELTDYKFRIYNPTQGFILEAYFSKPQGTGPFPLIVMMHGCAGAHSNSDPSRGVSSLYTEWAGRGKNLGYATLLIDSFSTRLAPQNQCSNGAGVGTSEVTDRPTDAYAALAYVKRSKIINNNRIVLLGWSHGGSSVISTVDTNSTTQFRTEDSRPFKAVISFYPGCGLNNAFGGISGSQYLPYTHLKILAAGADPLYTGGYCDTRIARAQTLGASAATNNSIAMTVYPNTHHSFDEAKAVSSKFDANDVAAKPNADQEAVNFFQLYNP; from the coding sequence ATGAAGTTTTTATCCATCGGATCGTTCCGTTTCTTCTTCTTAGTTTCCCTTCTTTCCTTGAGCGCTTTCATACAGTGTCAACTCGGAGAGAATTTGGAAGCTTTGGAATTCTGGAAGAAGAACAAAAAAGGCGATTCTTCCCTCCTAAACGACTTAGCTCTCGCGGCAGCATCCGCTCAAGCACTGGAAATCATTCAGTTAACTTCAGGGCCGGTCGTAATCGATCAAAGCGCGGAACTCACCGATTACAAATTCCGAATCTATAATCCTACGCAAGGATTCATCTTAGAAGCCTATTTTTCCAAGCCGCAAGGAACGGGACCGTTTCCGTTGATCGTTATGATGCACGGTTGTGCGGGTGCGCACTCCAACAGTGATCCGAGCAGAGGAGTTTCTTCGCTTTATACGGAATGGGCCGGACGCGGGAAAAACTTAGGATATGCGACTCTTCTCATAGATAGTTTCAGCACGAGACTTGCTCCGCAAAATCAATGTAGCAACGGAGCCGGTGTCGGAACATCGGAAGTAACCGACCGTCCCACCGACGCGTATGCAGCCCTCGCTTATGTAAAACGATCCAAGATCATCAATAACAATCGAATCGTTTTATTGGGATGGTCGCATGGAGGAAGCAGTGTGATTTCCACGGTCGATACGAATTCAACGACTCAATTTCGAACCGAAGATTCCAGGCCGTTTAAAGCGGTGATTTCGTTTTATCCGGGATGCGGTTTAAACAACGCGTTCGGAGGAATTTCAGGAAGCCAATATCTTCCCTACACGCATTTGAAAATTCTCGCAGCGGGAGCCGATCCGCTTTACACGGGCGGTTATTGCGACACGAGAATCGCGAGAGCGCAGACTCTCGGTGCTAGCGCGGCAACGAACAATTCGATTGCGATGACCGTTTATCCGAACACACATCACAGTTTCGACGAAGCCAAAGCCGTGTCTTCTAAATTCGACGCAAACGATGTCGCGGCAAAACCAAACGCGGATCAAGAAGCGGTCAACTTCTTTCAATTGTATAATCCGTAA
- a CDS encoding WGR domain-containing protein, whose amino-acid sequence MKHQLIFQDESSDKFWNIESSGNSFTVTYGKSGTAGQTQTKTFDSEEICLKEAEKLLKEKLKKGYRENSSANYLDVWKEVCESKNIKEGFYKHFSFLVSTNEDKEILAKLAAQVSKIYIDPKETALVAELRYSDPDFKDSTPATIRSYPPFTDSPAKGLPKSYVKTAQVHNGIYFEDLGGGSIGFFGMSANGTINEGGWEAEALEEGDNEEYLESLENKELSIDDVPCILEFGQNWILSDPLRKTDHKEPAYLFISHEDCEVVKIQAADRLLFGQILIRIFAQRILDIDFFEEVYS is encoded by the coding sequence GTGAAACACCAACTCATCTTTCAAGACGAATCTTCGGATAAATTCTGGAACATAGAATCTTCCGGGAACTCGTTTACGGTAACCTACGGTAAATCGGGAACCGCGGGTCAGACCCAAACGAAAACCTTCGACTCGGAGGAAATCTGCTTAAAAGAAGCGGAGAAACTTCTCAAAGAAAAATTAAAGAAAGGGTATCGGGAGAATTCTTCCGCAAATTATCTCGATGTATGGAAAGAAGTTTGCGAAAGTAAAAACATCAAGGAAGGGTTTTATAAGCATTTTTCCTTTTTAGTCTCGACGAACGAAGACAAGGAAATTCTCGCAAAACTTGCGGCCCAGGTTTCCAAGATTTACATCGACCCCAAAGAAACGGCGCTTGTCGCCGAATTGCGATACAGCGATCCGGACTTCAAAGATTCCACGCCTGCTACAATCCGTTCTTATCCTCCGTTTACGGATTCTCCCGCCAAAGGCTTGCCGAAGAGTTACGTAAAAACGGCGCAGGTTCACAACGGAATTTATTTCGAAGATCTCGGCGGAGGATCAATCGGTTTTTTCGGCATGAGTGCAAACGGAACGATCAACGAGGGCGGCTGGGAAGCGGAGGCTCTCGAAGAAGGAGATAACGAAGAATATCTCGAATCTCTGGAAAACAAAGAACTTTCCATCGACGACGTTCCTTGCATCCTCGAGTTCGGCCAAAACTGGATTTTAAGCGATCCCCTCCGAAAAACGGATCATAAAGAGCCGGCCTATTTGTTCATCTCTCACGAAGATTGCGAAGTGGTCAAAATCCAAGCGGCGGATCGGCTTTTATTCGGACAAATTCTAATCCGGATTTTCGCACAAAGAATTCTGGATATAGATTTCTTCGAAGAAGTATACTCTTAA
- a CDS encoding YbaN family protein yields MEKKDYSDEVRLHRSKIIRFLLFVAGSVSLALGIIGIFTPILPTTPFLLLSAACYARASHRFYNWLMNNRYFGSYIRDWRIHKMIPLRAKIIAISMIFITIGTTVFFFIPILAVKILVSLIGVLVVIYLIRIPTKPKS; encoded by the coding sequence ATGGAAAAAAAAGATTATAGCGACGAAGTTCGTCTGCATCGATCCAAGATCATTCGTTTCCTTCTTTTTGTCGCCGGTTCCGTGTCCTTGGCCTTGGGAATCATAGGAATCTTTACGCCGATCCTACCAACCACCCCTTTTCTGCTTTTATCCGCGGCTTGTTATGCAAGAGCCTCTCATCGATTTTACAATTGGCTGATGAACAACCGCTACTTCGGTTCATATATCCGTGACTGGAGAATCCACAAGATGATTCCTCTCCGTGCGAAGATCATCGCGATTTCGATGATCTTTATCACGATCGGAACGACCGTGTTCTTTTTTATTCCGATCTTAGCCGTTAAGATCCTCGTTTCGTTGATCGGCGTTCTGGTCGTGATTTACTTGATTCGGATTCCTACGAAACCGAAATCGTGA
- a CDS encoding tetratricopeptide repeat protein: MNRFFSLLSILILLFAGGIFADDEDENLPGNSSPAPNFDSGNPADAARRRVQITALNTETVNLIRANNLARAIINIDKIKKLDENTVEYHYLKGSYLYAQGRYPQAKNSLLRAIQIHPGHDPSYYQLGMIFVQRNKWARSLEYFQKAVELSNYNPFYRINLALAYFETGNYLRAKAEAERAIELKPNFRAAKLLLLKSNFLLGNKADAYAQCVDFVKEGFISREYMLIHARLVMDIHQNYRKAIKIYNQYGELPFQEKRFLAHAYYNTANYRAAAATYQQVIQFRIAEEEDKIEYIRSLSFIKDYRRLESFVTAWLQEEPDKRRKVQEALDIAELLKENEPKTFHMFPSRSPY; encoded by the coding sequence ATGAACCGTTTCTTTTCCTTATTATCGATTTTGATTCTTCTCTTTGCGGGCGGAATTTTCGCGGACGATGAGGATGAGAATCTTCCTGGGAATTCTTCTCCCGCTCCGAATTTTGATTCCGGAAATCCCGCGGACGCTGCGCGTAGAAGAGTTCAGATCACCGCTTTAAACACGGAGACGGTGAATTTGATCCGAGCCAATAACTTGGCGAGAGCGATCATCAATATCGACAAGATCAAAAAGCTCGATGAGAATACGGTCGAATATCATTATCTGAAAGGTTCTTATCTTTACGCGCAAGGCAGATATCCGCAAGCGAAGAATTCCCTCTTAAGGGCGATTCAAATTCATCCCGGTCATGACCCTTCCTATTATCAGTTGGGAATGATTTTCGTTCAAAGAAACAAATGGGCAAGATCTCTGGAATACTTTCAAAAAGCGGTCGAGCTTTCCAATTACAATCCGTTTTATAGAATCAATCTTGCGCTCGCTTATTTTGAAACGGGGAATTATCTGCGCGCTAAAGCGGAAGCGGAACGCGCGATCGAATTGAAACCGAACTTCCGCGCAGCAAAACTGTTGTTGTTAAAATCCAATTTCCTTCTGGGTAACAAAGCGGACGCTTACGCGCAGTGCGTCGATTTCGTGAAAGAAGGTTTCATATCCCGCGAATATATGTTGATCCATGCAAGACTTGTAATGGACATTCATCAGAATTATCGGAAGGCGATCAAGATCTACAATCAATACGGAGAACTTCCGTTTCAGGAAAAACGATTTTTAGCCCATGCGTATTACAACACCGCGAACTATCGAGCGGCGGCCGCTACGTATCAACAAGTGATTCAGTTTAGAATCGCGGAAGAGGAGGATAAGATCGAATACATCCGTTCTCTTTCGTTTATCAAGGATTATAGAAGATTGGAATCTTTCGTAACCGCTTGGCTTCAGGAAGAACCGGATAAGCGCAGAAAGGTGCAAGAGGCTTTGGATATCGCAGAACTCCTGAAGGAAAACGAACCGAAAACCTTTCACATGTTTCCTTCCCGATCGCCGTATTAG
- a CDS encoding LIC10301 family lipoprotein: MKKIVLISTLILLLFSACKKKEELILGDWIKVKNCPAKGECPNPDKDKGSHLLILPEGLAKYDTFHLTYKMKDDDIHFNLADLAFDLEYRILKVDEKELQLLNKKEDRIEYFEKK, from the coding sequence ATGAAAAAAATCGTTCTTATTTCTACTTTGATTCTTCTTCTTTTCTCGGCTTGTAAAAAAAAGGAAGAGCTGATTTTGGGAGATTGGATCAAAGTCAAAAATTGTCCGGCAAAAGGAGAATGTCCGAATCCCGATAAGGACAAAGGAAGCCATCTTTTGATTCTTCCCGAAGGTCTTGCGAAATACGATACGTTCCATCTTACTTATAAGATGAAAGACGACGACATTCATTTCAATCTTGCGGATCTCGCGTTCGATTTGGAATACAGAATTCTGAAAGTGGACGAAAAGGAATTACAACTTCTCAACAAGAAAGAAGATCGCATTGAATACTTTGAAAAGAAGTGA
- a CDS encoding STAS domain-containing protein yields the protein MSENPETIEITPDLTILFNDYYAFRTMLMDAIAKKPKNIVLNLGDIPVMNSISISSLVWFLKNARSEGISCTISAIHPDLLNTFEVLNLKEYLDAQ from the coding sequence ATGTCAGAAAACCCCGAAACAATCGAGATCACCCCGGACCTTACGATCCTCTTTAACGATTACTATGCGTTCCGTACAATGTTGATGGATGCGATCGCCAAAAAACCGAAAAACATCGTTTTGAACCTCGGGGATATTCCCGTTATGAATTCTATTTCGATCAGTTCTCTCGTTTGGTTTTTAAAGAATGCCCGTTCCGAGGGAATTTCCTGTACGATCAGCGCGATTCATCCCGATCTTCTCAATACGTTCGAAGTGCTGAACCTAAAAGAATACTTGGACGCTCAATAA
- the flgB gene encoding flagellar basal body rod protein FlgB: MFEKTHFMKTQDLLERGMNNSVFKRKVISDNIANADVPHFKRSEVIFESMIKRAINSEKIEAMKEVPTQISDDRHIQFFKPLDYREVQPKANIDYLTTMRADGNNVDVEKEVVEASNSQMQYMMMSERINQNYRDLKQVMRMA, from the coding sequence ATGTTTGAGAAAACCCATTTCATGAAAACCCAGGACCTCCTGGAAAGAGGAATGAATAATTCCGTTTTTAAGAGAAAAGTGATCTCCGACAATATCGCCAATGCGGACGTTCCGCATTTCAAACGTTCCGAAGTGATTTTCGAATCGATGATCAAACGCGCGATCAACTCAGAAAAAATCGAAGCGATGAAAGAAGTTCCGACTCAAATTTCGGACGATCGGCACATTCAATTTTTCAAACCCTTGGATTACCGCGAAGTGCAGCCGAAAGCGAATATAGATTACTTAACGACTATGAGAGCCGACGGGAACAACGTAGACGTGGAAAAAGAAGTGGTCGAAGCCTCCAATTCCCAAATGCAATACATGATGATGTCCGAAAGAATCAACCAGAACTACCGCGACTTGAAACAAGTCATGAGAATGGCTTAA
- the flgC gene encoding flagellar basal body rod protein FlgC has protein sequence MGLFSSINISATGLSAQRLRMDVISNNIANSTTTRNTNGDGPFRRDRVVMTPINLRTRWNSPVYPFGVSPGEGKGVKVMKIEKDMTPLRLVYDPTHPDSIQIGPKKGYVEMPNVNIVTEMTDMISASRSYEANVQMINGSKAMFNKALEIGRA, from the coding sequence ATGGGACTTTTTTCATCGATCAACATCTCCGCAACCGGCTTATCCGCACAACGTCTGAGAATGGATGTGATCTCGAACAACATCGCAAACTCGACTACGACTCGAAATACGAATGGGGACGGTCCTTTCCGAAGAGATCGGGTCGTGATGACTCCGATCAATCTGAGAACCAGATGGAATAGCCCGGTATATCCGTTCGGAGTTTCTCCCGGAGAAGGAAAAGGCGTGAAGGTGATGAAAATCGAAAAGGATATGACCCCTCTTCGATTGGTCTATGATCCGACTCACCCCGATTCGATTCAGATCGGTCCCAAGAAAGGATATGTCGAAATGCCGAACGTGAATATCGTTACAGAGATGACGGATATGATTTCGGCTTCACGATCCTACGAGGCTAACGTACAGATGATCAACGGTTCCAAAGCGATGTTCAACAAAGCGCTGGAAATAGGTAGGGCTTAA
- the fliE gene encoding flagellar hook-basal body complex protein FliE: MEINSNSSLWYTYNSGYTGNKPHPLSPKGDNVKVSTTEDRHYKDVKQPVSPDYVAESFSEAMKNALTSVNDLQVEADELTQKMVFDPNSVDAHEVMITSEKARVALTFTKTIADGVVRAYRELTSLR; encoded by the coding sequence ATGGAAATCAATTCTAATTCTTCTCTTTGGTATACGTATAATTCCGGTTATACGGGAAACAAACCGCATCCTCTCAGTCCGAAGGGAGACAACGTAAAAGTTTCCACTACGGAAGATAGACATTATAAAGACGTAAAACAACCGGTTTCCCCTGACTACGTCGCCGAAAGTTTTTCGGAAGCGATGAAGAATGCTCTGACTTCGGTGAACGATCTTCAGGTGGAAGCGGATGAACTGACCCAGAAAATGGTCTTTGATCCAAACTCCGTCGACGCACACGAAGTGATGATCACTTCCGAAAAAGCGAGAGTGGCTCTCACGTTCACAAAGACGATCGCAGACGGCGTTGTTCGCGCTTACAGAGAATTGACTTCTTTAAGATAA
- a CDS encoding P83/100 family protein: MFRILIAIICFGFSFSLFSQDNSKLGEKEVRSSQRVQFINRSSARAGEEVRGTNEKVGSGLAEILKKEPDKSHTQGGISASRIPPEEKKFGADILYISEDADYGHINSIQRILTGFVKSTFGYDDKNSEILATYILFYNAIHRKDKAYIGKKYSNSVMKSLNANNIGISKRYTEWPGKTQIVIPLVEDILGKDVHTDELEDEVNKEFDKKKEGQSEKDKFSDLQNEKNKKDLEELKRRKEENQNKQKEISDKETRTDKELQDLNKDPVKNKTQIAEKKKEKEQIQKEKEAVKKEEQKLKEKEKEVVKKDEDRKSNSSSSSSSSSSSSSKSDSKSDSGSKSGSDGKSSSDDKKTEAELKKELAETKKELETKKEEEKKKEEFDKNVVGGKILFLKTLKYLDKGHYNNELQVLDPTKDDTIFRGDFNKICGRTFEIVDGKALVIGFEDGHSSSHKLILIDQETLKPTLSAEDNIFWRSPMIVKGDEIYAFEEVQEKYYLSRFGKDLKKQAKSSEEISPNSNVTFYGEKIYVTGKEESSGSIQITVFNKADLKLIKKIKP; encoded by the coding sequence ATGTTCAGGATTTTGATAGCGATTATATGCTTCGGTTTTTCCTTCTCTTTATTTTCTCAGGATAATTCCAAACTCGGAGAAAAAGAAGTCCGCTCCTCTCAAAGAGTTCAGTTTATCAACCGATCTTCCGCCCGCGCCGGTGAGGAAGTTCGAGGAACGAACGAGAAAGTCGGATCGGGACTTGCGGAAATTCTGAAGAAGGAACCGGACAAATCCCATACGCAAGGCGGAATCAGCGCGAGTAGAATTCCTCCCGAAGAAAAGAAATTCGGAGCGGACATTCTTTACATTTCCGAAGACGCGGATTACGGACATATCAACTCGATTCAAAGGATTCTTACCGGGTTCGTAAAATCCACATTCGGCTACGACGATAAGAATTCCGAAATTCTCGCCACATACATTCTATTCTACAACGCGATTCATAGAAAGGATAAGGCTTACATCGGGAAGAAATATTCCAATTCCGTAATGAAGTCTCTGAACGCGAACAACATCGGGATTTCGAAACGTTATACGGAATGGCCCGGAAAAACGCAGATCGTGATTCCTCTCGTAGAGGACATTCTCGGGAAGGACGTTCACACGGACGAATTGGAAGACGAGGTGAACAAGGAATTCGATAAGAAGAAGGAAGGACAATCCGAAAAGGATAAATTCTCCGATCTCCAAAACGAGAAGAATAAAAAGGACTTAGAAGAACTTAAACGCAGAAAAGAAGAGAATCAAAACAAACAAAAGGAAATTTCCGATAAGGAAACGAGAACCGATAAGGAACTTCAGGATCTCAATAAAGACCCCGTAAAAAATAAGACTCAAATCGCCGAAAAGAAAAAAGAAAAAGAGCAGATTCAAAAAGAGAAAGAAGCCGTTAAAAAAGAGGAACAGAAATTAAAAGAGAAGGAAAAGGAAGTCGTTAAGAAGGACGAGGATCGAAAGTCCAACAGCAGTTCTTCGAGTTCATCCAGCTCTTCCAGTTCTTCTAAATCCGATTCCAAGAGCGATTCGGGGAGCAAATCCGGAAGCGACGGCAAGTCTTCTTCGGACGATAAAAAGACCGAAGCCGAGTTGAAAAAGGAACTCGCCGAAACCAAGAAAGAATTAGAAACCAAAAAGGAAGAGGAAAAGAAGAAGGAAGAATTCGATAAGAACGTGGTAGGCGGTAAGATTCTTTTCTTAAAAACCTTAAAGTATTTGGACAAAGGACATTATAACAACGAACTTCAAGTTCTCGATCCGACTAAAGACGATACGATTTTCCGCGGCGATTTTAATAAGATCTGCGGTAGAACGTTCGAGATCGTGGACGGAAAGGCTCTTGTGATCGGGTTTGAAGACGGTCACTCATCCAGTCACAAGTTGATCCTAATCGATCAGGAAACGTTGAAACCTACTCTTTCCGCCGAAGACAATATTTTCTGGAGATCTCCTATGATTGTAAAGGGAGACGAGATCTACGCGTTCGAGGAAGTTCAAGAAAAGTATTATCTTTCTCGTTTCGGCAAAGACTTGAAGAAACAAGCGAAATCTTCCGAAGAGATCAGCCCGAACTCAAACGTTACTTTCTACGGAGAAAAGATCTATGTGACCGGCAAGGAAGAATCTTCCGGAAGCATTCAGATCACCGTCTTTAACAAAGCGGATCTGAAATTGATTAAGAAGATTAAGCCTTAG
- the rpiB gene encoding ribose 5-phosphate isomerase B: protein MKKIGIASDHGGFELKEFLRNSLAGELEIVDYGTKDETSVDYPIVISDACKKVLSKDVEGLIALCGTGIGASIAANRLPGIRAALCHDQFTAEMSKRHNNANVLVLGGRIIGKELALNIVRTWVNTQFEGGRHERRVNQLETLNS, encoded by the coding sequence ATGAAAAAAATCGGAATCGCCTCGGATCACGGAGGCTTTGAGCTTAAGGAATTTCTCCGCAACTCGCTCGCGGGAGAATTAGAAATCGTAGATTACGGAACCAAGGACGAAACGTCCGTAGATTATCCGATCGTCATTTCGGACGCTTGTAAAAAAGTTCTTTCCAAGGACGTAGAAGGGTTGATCGCCCTTTGCGGAACCGGAATCGGCGCGTCCATCGCGGCAAACCGTTTGCCCGGAATCAGAGCCGCGCTCTGTCACGATCAGTTCACCGCAGAAATGTCCAAACGCCACAACAACGCGAACGTTCTCGTTTTGGGCGGAAGAATCATCGGCAAAGAACTGGCTCTCAACATCGTTCGCACTTGGGTCAACACTCAATTCGAAGGCGGACGTCACGAAAGAAGAGTCAACCAACTCGAAACCTTAAATTCCTAA